Genomic window (Geoalkalibacter ferrihydriticus DSM 17813):
TAGGGCAGGTCACCTGATTGCGGGATTTCATAGGCCTCCTCTCGATGCAATACTTATTGTGGACTTTTAACAAGAGAGCCGAAAAAAGTAAAGGGAATCACGCATCTTGGGGCGGGGCATTTTTCGTTGCGAGGGACCCCTCCCTATGCTATAAAAAGCTGTTTTTATGAAACTTTCAGGGGGTTTTCATGTTTGAAGTCGAGCGCATCATCCGCACCGCTCTCAATGAAGATATCGGCGCCGGTGATCTAACCACCGAAGCTACGGTTGCGGGCGGCACTCAAGGTGAGGCGCGCCTTGTCGCCAAGGAAGACTTTGTTCTTGCCGGCATTGAAGTGGCACGGCAGGTTTTTCACTGCGTTGATGCCAATGTTGCCTTCGATGCGCACAAGCAAGATGCCCAACAGGTGCGCAAGGGCGAGGTGCTGGCAGTCATGCGGGGGAACGCGGCCTCTCTGCTGCAAGCCGAACGGGTGGCGCTCAACCTGGTGCAGCGCATGTGTGGTGTCGCCACCCTGACCGCCGCATTTGTCGATGCGGTGGCTGGCACCGGCGCCCAAATCGTGGATACTCGAAAAACCACGCCGGGGCTGCGCATTCTTGAAAAATACGCCGTGCGTATGGGGGGGGGGCGCAATCATCGCTATGCCCTGTATGACGGGGTGCTGATCAAGGAAAATCACATTGCCGCCGCCGGAGGCATTTCCGCGGCTGTTGAACGGGCCCGGCAGCGCCTGTCGCACATCCACAAAATTGAAATCGAAACACAGACCCTCGACGAGGTGCGTGAAGCCCTGGTTGCCGGTGCCGACATCATCCTGCTGGACAATATGGATGTCGCCATGTTGCGTGAAGCCGTCGGGGTGGTTGCCGGTCGGGCCCTGACCGAAGCTTCGGGCGGGGTCAACCTCAAGAGCGTGCGCGGTATCGCCGAGACCGGCGTCGATCTCATTTCCGTGGGTGCTCTGACCCATTCCTATCGTGCAGTGGATATCTCCATGCTCTTTTGAGGATTCGCATGGCCGTTTTCGGTGAATGGCTTCTCATCACTGTTCGTCACGGGTTTTTGTGAAATTTTATGGTTTCAGTTCCCCACAGTTCTCAAAATGCCGTTCTTGCCCTCCTGCGCGAGCAGAATGGCGCCTGTGTTTCCGGCGCGGAGCTGAGTCGGCGGCTCGGAGTTTCGCGTACTGCCATCTGGAAACAGATCGGTGCCCTGCGCCTTCAGGGATACCGCATCGAAGCGGCGCCATCGCGCGGATATCGTCTTCTTGGCGGCCCCGATCTGGTGACTGCCGGAGAACTGCAGGCCGGTCTTAAAACCGCCCTGGTGGGCCGCAATCTGGTTTATTTCGCCGAGACTGATTCAACCAACATTCAGGCGCAACGTGCGGCGGAAGAGGGGGCGGCCGACGGCACCGTGGTCGTTGCCGACAGCCAGAGCGCCGGCAAGGGCCGTATGGGTCGGCGCTGGACATCCCCGGCGGGAGTCAATCTCTACACCTCGGTGCTGCTGCGCCCCGCAGTGCCGCCTTTGCGCGCTCCCCAGCTTACTTTTGTCGCCGCGCTGGCTGTCGCCCGCACGATTCGCGAGCATTGTGGGTTGCCGGCCGAAGTGAAATGGCCCAACGATATTCTGCTCGACGGCTGCAAGGTCGCCGGACTGCTCAGCGAAATGAGTG
Coding sequences:
- the nadC gene encoding carboxylating nicotinate-nucleotide diphosphorylase, whose product is MFEVERIIRTALNEDIGAGDLTTEATVAGGTQGEARLVAKEDFVLAGIEVARQVFHCVDANVAFDAHKQDAQQVRKGEVLAVMRGNAASLLQAERVALNLVQRMCGVATLTAAFVDAVAGTGAQIVDTRKTTPGLRILEKYAVRMGGGRNHRYALYDGVLIKENHIAAAGGISAAVERARQRLSHIHKIEIETQTLDEVREALVAGADIILLDNMDVAMLREAVGVVAGRALTEASGGVNLKSVRGIAETGVDLISVGALTHSYRAVDISMLF
- a CDS encoding biotin--[acetyl-CoA-carboxylase] ligase encodes the protein MVSVPHSSQNAVLALLREQNGACVSGAELSRRLGVSRTAIWKQIGALRLQGYRIEAAPSRGYRLLGGPDLVTAGELQAGLKTALVGRNLVYFAETDSTNIQAQRAAEEGAADGTVVVADSQSAGKGRMGRRWTSPAGVNLYTSVLLRPAVPPLRAPQLTFVAALAVARTIREHCGLPAEVKWPNDILLDGCKVAGLLSEMSAESERIHYVVLGMGLNVNMDADQFPADLRYPATSLKLAAGHGWDRAPLARHLYRLLEEIYQQFLDQGFAPIARQWEELCPWSGRAIEVDRGVDCLRGTFAGIDENGALLLDIGSGSPIKIYAGDVRPID